In one window of Chryseobacterium viscerum DNA:
- a CDS encoding DUF3291 domain-containing protein, producing the protein MYQLAQINVARMKGINIEDPVMNEFVSHFDLVNQLAEESEGFIWRLKDDENNATSFNPFNDEQVIINLSVWRNIESLEDYTYKTFHVDFLRRRREWFQKYGKAHYALWWIEEGNYPNIEEAVQRLEYLQENGPSSYAFNFQSAFQKP; encoded by the coding sequence ATGTACCAACTAGCACAAATTAATGTTGCCCGAATGAAAGGAATCAATATAGAAGATCCTGTAATGAATGAGTTTGTCAGTCATTTTGATTTGGTAAACCAATTGGCGGAAGAAAGTGAAGGATTCATATGGAGGCTGAAAGATGATGAGAATAATGCTACAAGCTTTAATCCATTTAATGATGAACAAGTTATTATCAATTTATCAGTATGGAGAAATATAGAATCATTGGAAGACTATACCTATAAAACATTTCATGTTGATTTTCTGAGAAGAAGAAGAGAGTGGTTTCAAAAATATGGAAAGGCCCATTATGCTCTGTGGTGGATTGAAGAGGGTAACTATCCAAATATAGAGGAGGCCGTGCAACGATTAGAGTATTTACAGGAAAATGGTCCATCTTCTTATGCATTTAATTTTCAGTCTGCTTTTCAAAAGCCATAG